A genomic segment from Montipora foliosa isolate CH-2021 chromosome 9, ASM3666993v2, whole genome shotgun sequence encodes:
- the LOC137971904 gene encoding mutS protein homolog 4-like, which yields MSAIRQAKYSFELDTSTFGTTGVQGSASSSSFLSGGSASAFLPPRPSTSSRTFSANNCSSSSKAQTPSGTLRTPVPGPSLVTSSSTSHRTPSSRRTPHLSSTKPGVPTSSVVVAIVEGRGLAKGEIGMASIDLKKPELVLSQFSDNQTYVKVLTRLQILEPLEIIMPNTACENGNLSTLFKLLSDQLPYTNLSAVQRKYFNEAKGLEYVKQLCVPEYNTVEMEVASKYYCLATASALLKYVEFIQNIVYAPGSVKVVFKGSEKTAIIDASTAKNLELIQNARDPKSGHCLYGVLNHTKTSGGARLLRSNVLQPPCDEETTNVRLDSVAELTDKEDLFYGLQSVIERFLDVDHLTSMCVQIPKQETVKTAESKITTVIYLKHTLELVEPLRDALKETEAELFKAYYESLNDSRFSTIMERIQTVIHDDTRYQKGTLNMRTQKCFAVKPHINGLLDVARRTYTEIVDDITEMIKQLGEKHNLPLKTGFNATRGFFVQLTLNRDQDIDLKSLPGEFLKTVKARSVVSFTTVDLIKLNDRIKESLNEIYLMTNVVVSELLGEIREHVGCLYKLAELVSVLDMLVSFAHLCTLSNYVRPEFTDTLAIKDGRHPILDKILPEPPVANNTYCTEGSNFILITGPNMSGKSTYLKQIALLQVMAQIGCHVPAEYASFRAADQIFSRIGSDDDIETNSSTFMLEMKEVNYIIQNASDKSLIIIDELGRGTSSEEGVGICFSICENLLTKKAFTFFATHFLELTTMDSLYPNVENLHFKIQRKFSDEAASEKITYTHVLSKGRTEEKHYGLQLAEISILPQSVVKEARDISMELTRLKEKSNLLSTESLQQRAMFRLATKLIQAARNSRLDSAGLRAYLLGLRNQFERESIPAVEE from the exons ATGTCAGCAATAAGACAAGCTAAGTACA GCTTCGAGCTCGACACCTCTACTTTTGGAACCACTGGTGTACAAGGATCTGCTTCTAGCAGTTCATTTCTGAGTGGAGGTTCAGCTTCTGCCTTCCTACCGCCTAGGCCAAGCACATCTTCAAGGACATTTTCAGCAAACAACTGTTCTAG TTCCAGCAAAGCACAAACTCCAAGCGGCACCCTTCGGACACCTGTTCCAGGTCCCAGTCTGGTCACGTCGAGCAGCACCTCGCACAGGACTCCTAGCTCACGACGAACTCCACATTTATCAAGCACTAAGCCTGGTGTTCCTACCTCTTCTGTTGTAGTGG CAATTGTTGAAGGACGTGGACTAGCAAAAGGAGAGATTGGCATGGCCAGTATTGATCTGAAAAAGCCAGAACTAGTTCTTTCACAA TTCTCAGATAACCAGACATATGTGAAGGTACTGACACGACTGCAGATTTTGGAGCCGTTGGAA ATAATTATGCCCAATACGGCATGTGAAAATGGAAATTTGTCTACTTTGTTCAAACTCTTAAGTGATCAGCTTCCATACACAAATCTCTCAGCAGTGCAAAGGAAATATTTCAACGAAGCAAAAG GTTTAGAGTACGTGAAACAGCTTTGTGTTCCAGAATATAACACCGTTGAAATGGAGGTTGCTTCAAA gtATTATTGTTTGGCAACAGCCTCC GCATTGCTTAAGTATGTCGAGTTTATACAGAACATTGTTTACGCTCCTGGTTCCGTTAAAGTTGTCTTTAAAGGAAGTGAGAAGACCGCGATTATAG ATGCTTCCACCGCTAAAAATCTGGAACTAATTCAAAATGCAAGGGACCCCAAGAGTGGTCATTGCCTTTACGGCGTTTTGAACCACACAAAGACTTCCGGAGGAG CTCGTCTCTTAAGATCCAATGTTCTTCAACCTCCATGTG ATGAAGAAACCACAAACGTACGTTTGGACAGCGTAGCAG AACTTACAGACAAGGAG GACCTATTCTACGGATTGCAGTCTG TGATTGAGCGTTTCTTGGATGTTGATCATCTAACCTCAATGTGCGTTCAAATCCCCAAACAAGAAACCGTCAAAACCGCGGAGTCCAAGATCACCACGgtcatttatttaaaacacacATTGGAACTGGTAGAGCCTCTCAGAGACGccctcaaggaaacagaggcCGAGCTATTCAAAGCTTATTACGAG TCTCTCAACGATAGTAGATTTTCAACCATAATGGAGAGGATTCAGACAGTTATCCACGATGATACAAGATATCAAAAGGGAACTCTCAACATGAGGACGCAGAAATGCTTTGCAGTGAAG CCTCACATTAACG GCCTTCTGGACGTGGCTCGGAGAACCTACACAGAGATTGTTGACGATATTACTG AAATGATCAAGCAGTTGGGTGAAAAGCACAACCTTCCTCTAAAGACCGGCTTTAACGCTACCCGAGGATTCTTTGTACAGCTAACTCTCAACAGGGATCAAGATATTGACCTCAAATCACTCCCTGGTGAATTCTTAAAGACAGTGAAGGCCAGAAGCGTAGTTAGCTTTACGACGGTAGACCTG ATAAAACTGAATG aCAGAATAAAAGAGTCTTTGAATGAAATATATCTTATGACCAACGT TGTGGTATCCGAGCTTCTGGGTGAAATCCGCGAGCATGTGGGTTGTTTGTACAAACTTGCTGAGCTTGTCAGTGTGTTGGATATGCTGGTTTCATTTGCTCATCTCTGCACTCTCTCTAACTATG TACGACCAGAATTTACGGACACCCTGGCAATAAAAGATGGACGTCATCCTATTCTGGATAAAATTCTTCCTGAGCCACCAGTGGCCAACAACACG TACTGCACAGAGGGATCGAATTTCATACTGATTACAGGTCCCAATATG AGTGGAAAATCGACATACTTAAAACAAATAGCCTTGCTCCAGGTAATGGCTCAGATTGGATGTCACGTGCCAGCGGAATACGCGTCATTTAGAGCAGCTGATCAAATATTCTCAAGGATTGGAAGTGACGATGACATCGAAACCAATTCCTCGACGTTTATGCTAGAG ATGAAGGAAGTAAATTACATAATTCAG AATGCGAGTGACAAGTCCCTCATCATCATTGACGAACTAGGGAGAG gGACAAGTAGTGAAGAAGGAGTTGGAATTTGTTTCTCAATATGCGAAAATCTACTAACGAAAAAG GCATTTACCTTCTTTGCAACTCACTTTCTTGAACTAACAACAATGGACAGCTTATATCCGAATGTCGAAAA TTTGCATTTCAAGATTCAG aggaAGTTCAGCGATGAGGCCGCCAGTGAGAAAATAACTTACACCCATGTGTTATCAAAAGGGAGAACAGAAGAGAAACACTATG